Genomic window (Marinobacter szutsaonensis):
GCTCACCTGGCGGTAGGGACCTCCCTGGCCACCATCGTGTTCACCTCACTGTCCTCCATTCGTTCCCATCACAAGCACCAGGCCGTACGCTGGGACATTTTCCGGCCCATGACCGTGGGGATAGTTGGCGGGGCTGTGCTGGGCGCCTGGACCGCGGCCTTCATGAGTGGTGACCTGCTCCAGCTGGTGATCGGCGTGTTCGTGATGCTGGTGGCCCTGAAGATGTTGCTGGAGGTCAATCCCAAGCCCGGTCGTGATATTCCCGGCCCCGTTGGCCTGGGCGTAGTGGGTGGTGGTGTCGGCTGGGCATCCGCCATTTTCGGTATCGGCGGCGGTACCCTCACCGTGCCTTACCTGAGCTGGTGTAATGTCCGCATGCAGAACACCGTGGCTACCTCTGCCGCGTGCGGGTTGCCCATTGCCGTCGCTGGCGCCCTGAGCAACATCTGGACCGGCTGGCAACACCCCGAACTGCCGGAATATAGCCTCGGCTTCATCTATATTCCGGCACTCCTCGGGATCATCCTGACCAGCGTGTTTTTCGCCCGGTTCGGTGCCAACCTGGCCCACAAGCTGAATGCCAAGGTCCTGAAACGTATCTTTGCGATGGTGCTCCTGGTGGTGGGGCTCCGTTTTCTCCTGAGCTAAGAGGTAACCGATGCTGCAGCATCCCCAGTTTGACCCGGTGGCCATTTCCCTGGGCCCCGTCAAGATTCACTGGTACGGCCTGACCTACCTGGTCGGCTTTGTCGCCGGATGGTGGCTCGGCCGTCTGCGGGCCCGCAAGCCCTGGTCGCCGGTCACCGAAGAGCAGATGGGCGATCTCCTGTTCTACTTGGCCCTCGGCGTCATCCTTGGCGGCCGTTTCGGTTACGTGCTGTTCTACAACTTCGACACCTTCCTGGCCGACCCGCTGTGGCTCCTGCGAGTCTGGGAAGGCGGCATGTCCTTCCACGGCGGCCTGCTGGGCGTGAT
Coding sequences:
- a CDS encoding sulfite exporter TauE/SafE family protein, which codes for MTLVTVFASYLALGALAGTMAGLFGIGGGLVIVPVLIFSFEIQGISPEISAHLAVGTSLATIVFTSLSSIRSHHKHQAVRWDIFRPMTVGIVGGAVLGAWTAAFMSGDLLQLVIGVFVMLVALKMLLEVNPKPGRDIPGPVGLGVVGGGVGWASAIFGIGGGTLTVPYLSWCNVRMQNTVATSAACGLPIAVAGALSNIWTGWQHPELPEYSLGFIYIPALLGIILTSVFFARFGANLAHKLNAKVLKRIFAMVLLVVGLRFLLS